One part of the Schistocerca piceifrons isolate TAMUIC-IGC-003096 chromosome 2, iqSchPice1.1, whole genome shotgun sequence genome encodes these proteins:
- the LOC124775828 gene encoding SCAN domain-containing protein 3-like encodes MILHKSPYDKAVLDVSKIHCVIHYQHLVGTNVSDCLQNSLQTVITAVNKIKSQTLNGRLFQMIYDEKDEHFEYKFGGCFRRFYDLFDTLVQFLVRNNSLPSEELKAVRHDVGYLSNLLAKFNENNVQLQDEKGRIHAHDLQVYCDHLSVIHEDMTKLFNALLLMEILNLKEIPGQYLAVWKAIKKLYISFPTSYLVECGFSVATQLLSKQRNRLQIAKFADIRLLLTEFKPYSGKLISLRQCKNHYSLIKLDPLVNLK; translated from the exons ATGATTTTGCATAAGTCTCCATATGAT AAAGCTGTCCTGGATGTGTCTAAAATTCACTGTGTCATTCATTACCAGCATTTAGTGGGAACAAATGTAAGTGACTGCTTACAAAACTCACTTCAGACTGTCATCACTGCAGTGAATAAAATCAAATCCCAGACTCTCAATGGTAGACTTTTTCAGATGATTTATGATGAGAAAGATGAACATTTTGAATACAAGTTTGGTGGCTGTTTTAGAAGGTTTTATGATCTCTTTGACACTCTTGTGCAGTTTCTTGTAAGAAACAATTCTTTGCCCAGTGAGGAATTAAAAGCAGTCAGACATGATGTTGGATACCTGTCAAATCTGTtagcaaaatttaatgaaaataatgtTCAATTGCAAG ATGAAAAGGGTAGAATTCATGCTCATGATCTGCAAGTTTACTGTGATCATTTGAgtgtgattcatgaagatatgacAAAACTATTTAATGCTCTGCTTTTGATGGAAATTCTAAACTTG AAAGAGATCCCTGGTCAGTACCTTGCAGTTTGGAAAGCGATTAAGAAGCTTTATATTTCATTCCCAACATCATATTTGGTAGAATGTGGTTTTAGTGTGGCGACACAACTTCTGTCAAAACAAAGAAACAGACTTCAGATAGCTAAATTTGCAGACATAAGGCTTTTATTAACTGAATTTAAACCATACAGTGGAAAGCTAATATCTCTTCGTCAA TGTAAAAATCATTATTCACTCATAAAGTTAGACCCATTAGTAAATTTAAAATAG